In one Streptomyces marincola genomic region, the following are encoded:
- the nuoE gene encoding NADH-quinone oxidoreductase subunit NuoE: MPAPDYPPEVRERLAADAAEVIARYPDSRSALLPLLHLVQSEEGHVTRTGMQFCAEVLDLTTAEVTAVATFYSMYRRRPSGDYQVGVCTNTLCAVMGGDAIFGALREHLGVGNGETTEDGKVTLEHIECNAACDYAPVLMVNWEFFDNQTVESAKRLVDDLRAGREVTPTRGAPLCDFKQTARILAGFPDQRPGATEAGGSAGPASLAGLRLAKGERGPDTVVAPRRPEVPHEEPVTTHASRHDAPQSSSASDPRHPAGPVTEEGE, encoded by the coding sequence ATGCCCGCCCCCGACTACCCGCCCGAGGTGCGGGAGAGGCTGGCGGCGGACGCGGCCGAGGTGATCGCCCGCTACCCCGACAGCCGCTCCGCGCTGCTGCCGCTGCTGCACCTCGTGCAGTCCGAGGAGGGCCACGTCACCCGCACGGGCATGCAGTTCTGCGCCGAGGTCCTCGACCTGACCACGGCCGAGGTCACCGCCGTCGCGACGTTCTACTCGATGTACCGCCGCCGCCCCTCCGGCGACTACCAGGTCGGCGTCTGCACCAACACGCTGTGCGCCGTCATGGGCGGCGACGCCATCTTCGGCGCCCTGCGCGAGCACCTCGGCGTCGGCAACGGCGAGACCACGGAGGACGGCAAGGTCACGCTCGAACACATCGAGTGCAACGCCGCCTGCGACTACGCGCCGGTGCTGATGGTCAACTGGGAGTTCTTCGACAACCAGACCGTCGAGTCCGCCAAGCGGCTCGTCGACGACCTGCGCGCCGGCCGGGAGGTCACCCCGACCCGCGGCGCCCCGCTGTGCGACTTCAAGCAGACCGCCCGCATCCTCGCGGGCTTCCCCGACCAGCGCCCCGGGGCCACCGAGGCGGGCGGCAGCGCCGGGCCCGCCTCGCTCGCCGGGCTGCGGCTGGCCAAGGGAGAACGCGGCCCCGACACCGTGGTCGCGCCCCGGCGCCCCGAGGTCCCGCACGAGGAGCCCGTCACGACGCACGCCAGCCGTCATGACGCGCCGCAGTCCAGCTCGGCCTCCGACCCGCGCCACCCCGCGGGCCCGGTGACCGAGGAGGGTGAGTGA
- the nuoF gene encoding NADH-quinone oxidoreductase subunit NuoF produces MTEQVKEISPEKLLTPVLSEFWDQDRSWTLDVYRAHGGYRGLAKALAMAPDDVIAYVKDSGLRGRGGAGFPTGMKWQFIPQGDGKPHYLVVNADESEPGTCKDIPLLLANPHSLIEGIVIACHAIRSNHAFIYLRGEVVPVLRRLHAAVAEARAAGYLGKGALGDGGDLEITVHAGAGAYICGEETALLDSLEGRRGQPRLRPPFPAVAGLYACPTVVNNVESIASVPAIMDRGKEWFRSLGSEKSPGFTLYSLSGHVARPGQYEAPLGITLRELLQLGGGMRPGHRLKFWTPGGSSTPMFTDEHLDVPLDYEGVMGAGSMLGTKALQCFDETTCVVRAVTRWTEFYAHESCGKCTPCREGTYWLVQLLRDIEAGKGLLSDIDKLADIADNINGKSFCALGDGAAAPIFSSLKYFRDEYERHVTQGGCPFDPARSTAWADDTTAHQEVNA; encoded by the coding sequence ATGACAGAGCAGGTCAAGGAAATCAGCCCGGAGAAGCTCCTGACCCCGGTGCTCTCCGAGTTCTGGGACCAGGACAGGTCCTGGACCCTGGACGTCTACCGGGCCCACGGCGGCTACCGCGGCCTGGCCAAGGCGCTGGCCATGGCGCCGGACGACGTCATCGCCTACGTCAAGGACTCCGGGCTGCGCGGCCGGGGCGGCGCCGGCTTCCCCACCGGCATGAAGTGGCAGTTCATCCCGCAGGGCGACGGCAAGCCGCACTACCTCGTGGTCAACGCCGACGAGTCCGAGCCCGGCACCTGCAAGGACATCCCGCTGCTGCTGGCGAACCCGCACTCCCTCATCGAGGGCATCGTGATCGCCTGCCACGCCATCCGCTCCAACCACGCGTTCATCTACCTCCGCGGCGAAGTCGTCCCCGTCCTGCGCCGCCTGCACGCCGCCGTCGCCGAGGCGCGCGCGGCCGGCTACCTCGGCAAGGGCGCGCTGGGCGACGGCGGCGACCTGGAGATCACCGTCCACGCCGGCGCGGGCGCCTACATCTGCGGCGAGGAGACCGCGCTCCTCGACTCGCTCGAAGGCCGCCGCGGCCAGCCGCGGCTGCGTCCCCCCTTCCCCGCGGTCGCCGGCCTCTACGCCTGCCCCACTGTGGTGAACAACGTCGAGTCCATCGCCTCGGTTCCCGCCATCATGGACCGCGGCAAGGAGTGGTTCCGCTCCCTCGGCAGCGAGAAGTCGCCCGGCTTCACGCTCTACTCGCTCTCCGGGCACGTCGCCCGCCCCGGCCAGTACGAGGCCCCGCTGGGCATCACGCTGCGCGAACTGCTCCAGCTCGGCGGCGGCATGCGCCCGGGGCACCGGCTGAAGTTCTGGACCCCCGGCGGCTCCTCGACCCCGATGTTCACCGACGAGCACCTCGACGTCCCCCTCGACTACGAGGGCGTCATGGGCGCGGGCTCCATGCTCGGCACCAAGGCGCTCCAGTGCTTCGACGAGACCACGTGCGTGGTGCGGGCCGTGACCCGGTGGACGGAGTTCTACGCGCACGAGTCCTGCGGCAAGTGCACCCCGTGCCGCGAGGGCACCTACTGGCTCGTGCAGCTGCTGCGCGACATCGAGGCCGGCAAGGGACTGCTCAGCGACATCGACAAGCTCGCGGACATCGCCGACAACATCAACGGCAAGTCCTTCTGCGCGCTCGGGGACGGCGCCGCCGCCCCCATCTTCTCGTCGCTGAAGTACTTCCGCGACGAGTACGAGCGGCACGTCACCCAGGGCGGCTGCCCGTTCGACCCGGCCAGGTCCACCGCCTGGGCGGACGACACCACCGCTCACCAGGAGGTGAACGCATGA
- a CDS encoding NADH-quinone oxidoreductase subunit G has product MTAQQDADLVTLTIDGAEISVPKGTLVIRAAEQLGIEIPRFCDHPLLDPAGACRQCIVEVEGQRKPMASCTITCTDGMVVKTHLSSAVAEKAQRGVMELLLINHPLDCPVCDKGGECPLQNQAMSTGDPETRFDGVKRTFDKPVPISTQVLLDRERCVLCARCTRFSQQIAGDPMIELLERGALQQVGTGEGDPFQSYFSGNTIQICPVGALTSAAYRFRSRPFDLVSSPSVCEHCAGGCATRTDHRRGKVMRRLAAEDHEVNEEWICDKGRFAFRYAQQPDRLTSPLVRDPATGELAPASWPEALRVAAEGLAAARSGGAAVLTGGRLTVEDSYAYGKFARLALRTNDIDFRARAHSAEEAAFLASRVAGHGVDLDGGGVTHRAIESAPAALLVGFESEEEAPGVFLRLRKANRKHGTRIFSVATHITRGLAKTNGTLLPAAPGTEPAWLNALADGDGLDAAGRAAADALREPGAVIVVGERLAAVSGAYTAAVAASAATGARLVWIPRRAGERGAVEAGTLPGLLPGGRPESSRRAREEVAAVWGTGSLPERPGRDTSGILAAAADGGIGALVVAGVDIADLPDPRQARAALDRVAADGFLLSLELRPSEVTARAHVVLPVAAVVEKSGTFLNWEGRARSFTAAIKPDQMTRRLVQTDARALHMLADAMDVHLALPDLTAIRRELDALADWRGDLPLGPTATPADLPSPDEGSAVLAGHRMLLDQGTLQVGDEALAGTRHAAVARLSAATARETGVKDGDLLSVTGPAGSVALPLAVTEEMPDRVVWLPLNSTGGGAHQDLGTGPGDVVRISAQAEEVNA; this is encoded by the coding sequence ATGACGGCGCAGCAGGATGCCGACCTGGTGACGCTGACCATCGACGGCGCCGAGATCTCGGTGCCCAAGGGCACCCTGGTCATCCGCGCCGCCGAGCAGCTCGGCATCGAGATCCCGCGGTTCTGCGACCACCCGCTGCTCGACCCGGCCGGCGCCTGCCGCCAGTGCATCGTGGAGGTCGAGGGCCAGCGCAAGCCGATGGCCTCGTGCACCATCACCTGCACCGACGGCATGGTCGTCAAGACGCACCTCAGCTCGGCCGTCGCCGAGAAGGCGCAGCGTGGCGTGATGGAGCTGCTGCTGATCAACCACCCGCTGGACTGCCCGGTCTGCGACAAGGGCGGCGAGTGCCCCCTCCAGAACCAGGCCATGTCCACGGGCGACCCCGAGACGCGCTTCGACGGCGTCAAGCGGACGTTCGACAAGCCGGTCCCCATCTCCACCCAGGTGCTGCTCGACCGCGAACGCTGCGTGCTGTGCGCGCGCTGCACCCGCTTCTCGCAGCAGATCGCCGGCGACCCCATGATCGAACTCCTGGAACGCGGCGCGCTCCAGCAGGTCGGCACCGGCGAGGGCGACCCGTTCCAGTCGTACTTCTCCGGCAACACCATCCAGATCTGCCCGGTCGGCGCGCTCACCTCCGCCGCCTACCGCTTCCGCTCCCGCCCCTTCGACCTGGTGTCATCGCCCAGCGTGTGCGAGCACTGCGCCGGCGGCTGCGCCACGCGCACCGACCACCGCCGCGGCAAGGTCATGCGGCGGCTGGCGGCCGAGGACCACGAGGTCAACGAGGAGTGGATCTGCGACAAGGGCCGCTTCGCGTTCCGCTACGCGCAGCAGCCCGACCGGCTCACCTCGCCGCTGGTGCGCGACCCGGCCACCGGTGAACTCGCCCCGGCCAGCTGGCCCGAGGCGCTGCGCGTCGCGGCCGAGGGCCTGGCCGCCGCCCGCTCCGGGGGCGCCGCCGTGCTGACCGGCGGCCGGCTGACCGTCGAGGACTCCTACGCGTACGGCAAGTTCGCGCGCCTGGCCCTGCGGACCAACGACATCGACTTCAGGGCCCGCGCGCACAGCGCCGAGGAGGCCGCGTTCCTCGCCTCGCGCGTCGCGGGCCACGGCGTCGACCTCGACGGCGGCGGGGTCACCCACCGCGCGATCGAGTCCGCGCCCGCCGCGCTGCTGGTCGGCTTCGAGTCGGAGGAGGAGGCGCCCGGCGTCTTCCTGCGGCTGCGCAAGGCCAACCGCAAGCACGGCACCCGGATCTTCTCCGTCGCCACCCACATCACCCGCGGCCTCGCCAAGACGAACGGCACCCTGCTGCCCGCCGCGCCCGGCACCGAGCCCGCGTGGCTGAACGCGCTCGCCGACGGCGACGGCCTCGACGCGGCCGGCCGCGCCGCCGCGGACGCGCTGCGCGAACCCGGCGCGGTCATCGTCGTGGGCGAACGGCTCGCCGCCGTCTCCGGCGCCTACACCGCCGCCGTCGCCGCCTCGGCGGCCACCGGCGCCCGGCTGGTGTGGATTCCGCGCCGGGCCGGGGAACGCGGCGCCGTCGAGGCCGGCACCCTGCCGGGCCTGCTGCCCGGCGGGCGGCCCGAGAGCTCCCGGCGGGCGCGCGAGGAGGTCGCCGCCGTCTGGGGCACCGGCAGCCTGCCCGAGCGCCCGGGCCGCGACACCTCGGGCATCCTCGCCGCCGCCGCGGACGGCGGCATCGGCGCCCTCGTGGTGGCCGGGGTGGACATCGCCGACCTGCCCGACCCGCGGCAGGCCCGCGCCGCGCTCGACCGGGTGGCCGCGGACGGCTTCCTGCTGAGCCTTGAGCTGCGGCCCTCGGAGGTCACCGCGCGCGCCCACGTGGTGCTGCCGGTGGCCGCCGTGGTCGAGAAGTCCGGCACGTTCCTCAACTGGGAGGGCAGGGCCAGGTCGTTCACCGCGGCCATCAAGCCCGACCAGATGACCCGCCGCCTCGTGCAGACCGACGCGCGGGCCCTGCACATGCTGGCCGACGCCATGGACGTGCACCTCGCGCTGCCCGACCTGACCGCGATCCGCCGGGAGTTGGACGCGCTCGCGGACTGGCGGGGCGACCTGCCGCTCGGCCCGACCGCGACGCCCGCCGACCTGCCGAGCCCCGACGAGGGCAGCGCCGTGCTCGCCGGGCACCGGATGCTGCTCGACCAGGGCACCCTCCAGGTCGGTGACGAGGCGCTGGCCGGCACCCGGCACGCGGCCGTGGCCAGGCTCTCGGCCGCCACCGCGCGCGAGACCGGCGTGAAGGACGGCGACCTGCTGTCCGTCACCGGGCCCGCCGGGTCCGTCGCGCTGCCGCTCGCGGTGACCGAGGAGATG